In Flexistipes sp., the sequence GAGGCAATTCAGACAAAAATATACTGGAATGGTTTTCCAGCATTTTGCTCTTTTCCCCCACTGGACGGTGTTGAGAAATACATCGTACGGTCTGGAGATTCAGGACGTTGACAAGGCTGAAAGAGAAGAAAAAGCAATGAAAGCGCTTGAAATGGTTGGATTGAAAGGCTGGGAAGATAACCTGCCGGAGCAGCTTTCAGGTGGTATGCAGCAGAGAGTTGGTCTTGCCAGAGCATTGGCACTTGATCCGGAAGTACTGCTTATGGATGAGGCATTCAGCGCTCTCGATCCTTTGATCAGAACTGATATGCAGGACGAGCTTATTAATCTGCAGGAAAAGATGCAGAAAACTATTCTTTTTATCAGTCATGATCTTGATGAGGCTTTGAGACTCGGTGACAGGATCGTACTTATGAAAGACGGTGGTGTTGTTCAGATCGGTACTCCGGAAGAAATTCTTACCAATCCTGCCGATGAATATGTCAGAAGATTTGTGGAGGATGTTGATTCCACAAAGGTTTTAACTGCCGAATCCGTCATGAAAAAAACAGAAGCAGTTGGTTATCTGAAAAGTGACGGTCCGAAAGCTGCTCTGAGAAAAATGCGGAAAAGCAATATTGCAAGTCTTTTTGTTGTCGATGAAAAACATAAGGTGGTTGGTATTGTGAATGTTGGTGACGTTGCCAAAAATGTAAATAAAGGAATGGATACTATACGTGATATACTTGATAAAGATATTATTAAAGTAAAACTCGATACTCCTGCTCACGACCTTTTCGACCTTATAAAGGGGTCTAAATATCCGCTTGCTGTGGTCAATGATGATGACCATTTGAAAGGAGTCGTGGTCAGAGGTTCGCTTATATCGATGTTGTCCAGAGAGGAGGTAATTGATGAGTAATATTCCAAGGGTACCGTTAGGTGACTGGATAGAAGCTTTTATAACTTTTTTGGTTGATAATCTGTCTGTGCTTACGCAGGCTTTCTCTACTGTAACTGAACAGGGGCTGGACTGGCTGGAATCTGCTTTTCTATTTTTACCGCCATGGCTGTTTATAATTGTTGCCAGTGCCCTTACTTACTGGGCAACAAAAAGGAAAGGTGTTACGCTTTTTGCACTGATAGGGCTTTTGCTGATCTGGAATTTGGATTTGTGGCGCGCATCTATAAGCACATTGTCACTTGTTATCGTTGCTACATTTTTTTCAATATTCGCAGGAGTCCCTATAGGTATATTGGCAGCACTTTATCAGAAAGTATATAAAATAGTTACGCCAATTCTGGATTTTATGCAGACACTGCCTGCTTTTGTATATCTTATTCCCGCTATTTCTTTTTTCGGTCTGGGGAAAGTACCTGCGATATTTGCTACAGTTATTTTCTCCATTCCTCCTACGATACGTTTAACAGCTCTTGGAATCCGTCAGGTTCCGAAAGATCTCGTTGAATGTTCGGAAGCTTTTGGTTCCAATAAGAAGCAGCGTTTGGTTCAATTGCAGCTTCCTATTGCCAAATCGACAATAATGGCAGGGGTCAACCAGACGATTATGCTCGCTCTTTCAATGGTTGTTATTGCAGCTATGATTGGTGCAGCCGGACTTGGTGGCGAAGTTTGGCGTGGTATACAGAGACTTTGGGTAGGCAGAAGTTTTGAAGCCGGTATAGGTATTGTTATTATCGCTATAATACTTGATCGTATCACACAAAGTGTGGCGAAATAGAAGCACAAAAATAAAAAGGAGGTCAAAATGAAAAAATTGACTAAAATTATTGCTGTAATGCTGACAATGTTAATTTTGTCTGCAACTGCAGTTATGGCTAAGCAAGAGAAAGTTACCATTCCTTATGTGGAATGGGCAAGGTGTGTGGCAATTACACATGTTGCAGGTGGTATCCTTGAAGACTTAGGATATGATGTTCAGCTCAGATCCGTTGCAAACGCTGCAATGTGGGCATCAGTAAATACTGGCGATTCCGATGCACTTATGTGTGCCTGGCTACCTCTCACTCATGGTGACCTTTATAAGAAATACCAGGATGGCATTGAGAATGCCCAGACAAACTATGAGGGAGCAGTTACAGGTCTTGTAGTACCTTCCTATGTTAAAGCTGACAGTATTTCAGAACTTGCAGATTATAAAGAGAAGTTCAACGGTGAAATCATAGGTATTGATCCCGGTGCAGGTATGTCCAAGGCGATTGACAAGGCTATTAAAAATGATACATCAAATCTCGGCGAGTTTAGGTATGTGACCGGCAGTGGTGCTATTATGATGGCAAGCCTTGACAGAGCAATCAAAAATAACGAATGGATCGTTGTTCCTCTTTGGAAACCTCATTGGGCATTCGGTGCTTATGATCTGAAAGTTCTGAAAGATAAAAACGGTATTTTCAGTGAATCTGAAACAATTGACACCATTGTACGTAAAGATTTGAAAGAGGATGACAAGCTTCTGTACAGTTTTTTCAGCAACTTTGACTGGACAAAGTTAGATCTCAGTCCTGTTTTACTTGATAACAAGAACCAGATGGCTCCTTCAAAGAGTGCCGAGAAATTTATCGAGAATAACAAAGAGAAGATCAACAAGCTGTTAGAACCTGTTAAAGAAGCAGCTAAGTAAGTAATGTTAATCCTGCCACTAACTTTTAGTGGCAGGATTTTTCATTTCTGTAATACCTACCACATTATACAAACAAATAACTTATATAACCTATAAAACATCTATGAACCTTATAACCTTACTACCACACACATAAAACTGTAGATTATAAGCAGAGACGCAGAAATTATTAGCATATAGATGGAGACCTCTCCGCTTCGGTCGAGGTGACAATTTTTTGCACAACATCCGCGTTGTGCGGCTAAATAGAATGTAAACATAAGGCATTCTTTCGAGCGCACACTTAAAGCGTTTAGTGCGCGGTTATCACCTCAACTATCTCTCCATCTCCCTATCTCATAAGTCTTACTTTTGCAAAAGCGGGTGATGACATTTGTAGTTAATGCTTCCATTTATCTCAGGTTTTTTGGTTTCACATATATTTGTCATATGATTGCATCTGTCGTGAAATACGCATCTGTTATCATCTTCAGCGGTATTGGATTTAATTGTGCCCGGAATGGAAAAAAGGAAATCTTCTTTTTTGTTAATATCAGGGATGCAGCTTTTCAGAGCATAGGTATACGGATGCCTTATTATATTTGATTTAAGATCAGAAGCACTTATCTTTTCCATTAACTCGCCGGCATATAAAATTAAAATGTTGTCACATATTGTCTGTAGCAGAGACAGATCATGGGAGATGAATATAATTGAGATTGATTTTTGTTTATTCAGTTTAAGCAGTAAATCTATTATCTGAGCCTGAATTGTAACATCCAGAGCAGTTGTGGGTTCGTCTGCAATAAGAATTTCGGGATTTGTTGAAAGGGCGAGTGCTATCATAACTCTTTGGTTCATTCCGCCGCTTAAATTATGCGGATAACTTTTCATGCGTTCCTCAGGATGATCTATTTCAACTTCCGAAAGCAGTTTGACAGCCTCTTTTTCAGCTTCTTTCTTATTCATACCCTTATTAAATGTTATAAGAGTTTCAATAAGTTGGTAACCTACTGTAAATACCGGATTTAGTGAAGCGGAAGGGTTCTGGAATATCATTGAGAAAAAGCGGCCGCGATACTTTTTCAAATGGGAAAGACTGGAATATTTTTCACCTTTTATACTGATTGTGCCGTCTGTTTTTATGAGAGGCTCCTTTATCAGCCCCATCAATGTTTTTGAAAGGACTGTCTTTCCCGAGCCTGATTCTCCTGCAATTCCAAGGATCTCACCTTTTTTAAGTTCCAGTGAAATATCTCTTAAGATATAAGTTCTTGGTTGGGAATGCTTTAGTTCTACAAAGAGGTTATTTGCCTGAATCATGTGAAAATAATATTTGAAAAATTTTACTTTGTCTATAAAATTATATTAAAGAGCTTTGAGTAATTTAAAAAACAAAAAATAAGACCTTTGAATAATTTGTTTTTCCATGTTTTAGGAAGTGGGACTTTAGTCCCGCAGGCCTGTGAATACTGAATTTCAAAAGAACGCTTGCCCGGCTAAAGCCGCGCTTCCTGAGTTATTCAAAGGTCTTAAAATAATATTCGGTGATTTTTATATTATATGCAAAAATTAATTTTTTTAAACGACTGGTTCTTTAATGAAAAACTGCTGTACGATAGTTTTGAGCCGTTGACAAACCGTTTTGATGTGGAAATATCTAAATCTTCTGATTTCTTGAATATAGGAGAAAATGATATTATTGCAGGGTGGGGCAGCGGTTGCCTGGATATCCTGGAAGCTATGAATAAAAGCGACTTGAATAATATTAAAATTTTAATTTCACCATACCTCGATTACGATTATTTTGTTTACAACAGCAGCGATAAATCAGGTGAATTTGAAGCGACGTATCGAAAAAAAACAGGTATACTGGAAGATGAATATATTGATACTGAGAGGGACATAACCAAAAATCGCGGCAAAGTTGTATATCCTGATAAAAATCGATGGTTCACAAATACATACGTTTTTATCGGGGATTCTGACCGTCTTGTGCTTTTTAAGTACCATCTGTATTTTGCAGAAATGTATAACGGATGCTCTTTTCACCTTATTGAAAACGCTGGGTTTGCCCCTTTTTACAAAAGTGGTGATTTCCTGGATATTCTGGAGGCTAATGCACCCTTATGACAAGATCAGAAGGTTTGCTGGAAGAAATTTTGGAAAGGGTGGATATTGCTGAGTATATTTCCCAATTTGTCGATTTGAAGAAAACGGGCAGCAGCTTTAAAGGGTTATGCCCTTTTCATGATGAAAGAACCCCTTCATTCTCTGTAACACCTGAGAAAAAACTTTACCACTGTTTTGGATGCGGTGCAGCCGGCAATGTCGTTGGATTTGCAATGAAATATCATAACCTGGATTTTGTGGATGCAATGAAAATGCTGTGTGAGCGTTACAATATCGTATTCGAGCAGCGAGAGCGCCCGAGACATTACAATGAGATACTTGAAATTCATAAAGAGCTTCTTGTCCGTTCCAAGCAGGATTTAATCGGTAATACCGGCAGGCATGCTTTGGAGTATATGCTGAAAAGAGGTTTTGACAGGCAGATACTGGATGAGTTTGATATCGGTTTTTTCCCGGAAAATTTTGACATATCGTTTTTAAGGAAAAAATATTCCAAAAATTCACTTGCAGCTACAGGTCTTTTTTACGAATATTCCGGGCGGTTGAAATTTAAGTTTGCTGGCCGGCTGAGTTTCCCCATTAAAGATACTATGGGGAATGTTATTGCCTTCAGCGGACGGTCACTGAAAGATGATGTGAAACCGAAATATATAAATTCGCCCACGACAGATGTTTTTGAAAAACGCAAATTTCTCTACAACATGGACGGTGCTAAATCTAAGATGAAAGAGGAAAAAACGGGAATTGTTGTAGAAGGTTATATCGACGTAATGCGGTGCAGTCAGGCAGGTATCAAAAATACCGTTTCTCCTATGGGAACATCCTTTACTAAAGAGCAGGCAGCGCTTCTTAAACGTTACTGCGATGATGTCATACTCGTGTTTGACGGAGATTTTGCAGGAAAAAAAGCAGCTTACAGATCACTGGAAACGTTTATAGATATAAATTTTTTCCCACAGGTTGTTTTTCTGCCGGAGGAGGATGATCCTGATTCTTTGATAAAAGAAAAAGGTGTTTCTGCTTTTTTGGAAAAGCTTGAAAGCAGAAAAGATTTGTTTGTCACTTATATAAACAATTTGTCAAAGTATGCAGATTCATACCAGAAAAAGCTCAAAATCATAGAAAGGATTAAATCACTCCTGATCAAAGTTAAAAACCCGTATTTAAAAGATGAGTATTTTGCCCAGACAGCAAAGATTTTTGGTTTAAATGAAGAAACTTTACGCAAAGATATTGAATTTTCTTCACATAAGAATACTTTTAATACAATTGAAAAAAGAGGTGGTAAATTAAATTATTTTTGTGAGGAAAATTTTCTCGCCTCCTTATTTAGTCTTTCAGAAGATGTTATCGATTCTTTGTTGGAAGATATGAATGAAGAATATTTCAGTGATGAAAATTTTAGAAAGATTTATAAAAAAATTATTGATGTTTTGAAAAATGGTGATATTATGCATGTTCTGCTCAATGATGAAGAGATAGGGGAGATTGCCTCGAACATCTTAATCACGGACTTTGGGGATGAAGATCCTTATGCCGTGGCTCTTAAAAACAAAAATAAGTTAAGGTTTAATTATCTGGAAAGGATGAAAAAAATTAAAATCAATGAACTTAGTCAGTTCAAAAACGATCCTGTTAAATCTGAAGAAATACTTGAAAAACTCAATAAAATATTAACCGAAATTAAAGAACTCAGATCGTCAGTTTTGGAGGTTTAAACGTCTATGCCTAAGAAAATAAAAATACCCGAAGTTAAGCAACTCATCTCCATGGGCAAAGAGAAAGGCTTTGTTACCTTTG encodes:
- a CDS encoding quaternary amine ABC transporter ATP-binding protein, with the translated sequence MDDKVKIKIKNVSKIFGDHPEEALKLLDDGYDKDTIMEETKQAVGVAKASFNVYEGEIVVVMGLSGSGKSTLVRCINRLIEPTAGEIYVDDINVLKLDEKELRQFRQKYTGMVFQHFALFPHWTVLRNTSYGLEIQDVDKAEREEKAMKALEMVGLKGWEDNLPEQLSGGMQQRVGLARALALDPEVLLMDEAFSALDPLIRTDMQDELINLQEKMQKTILFISHDLDEALRLGDRIVLMKDGGVVQIGTPEEILTNPADEYVRRFVEDVDSTKVLTAESVMKKTEAVGYLKSDGPKAALRKMRKSNIASLFVVDEKHKVVGIVNVGDVAKNVNKGMDTIRDILDKDIIKVKLDTPAHDLFDLIKGSKYPLAVVNDDDHLKGVVVRGSLISMLSREEVIDE
- a CDS encoding ABC transporter permease, whose amino-acid sequence is MSNIPRVPLGDWIEAFITFLVDNLSVLTQAFSTVTEQGLDWLESAFLFLPPWLFIIVASALTYWATKRKGVTLFALIGLLLIWNLDLWRASISTLSLVIVATFFSIFAGVPIGILAALYQKVYKIVTPILDFMQTLPAFVYLIPAISFFGLGKVPAIFATVIFSIPPTIRLTALGIRQVPKDLVECSEAFGSNKKQRLVQLQLPIAKSTIMAGVNQTIMLALSMVVIAAMIGAAGLGGEVWRGIQRLWVGRSFEAGIGIVIIAIILDRITQSVAK
- a CDS encoding glycine betaine ABC transporter substrate-binding protein — its product is MKKLTKIIAVMLTMLILSATAVMAKQEKVTIPYVEWARCVAITHVAGGILEDLGYDVQLRSVANAAMWASVNTGDSDALMCAWLPLTHGDLYKKYQDGIENAQTNYEGAVTGLVVPSYVKADSISELADYKEKFNGEIIGIDPGAGMSKAIDKAIKNDTSNLGEFRYVTGSGAIMMASLDRAIKNNEWIVVPLWKPHWAFGAYDLKVLKDKNGIFSESETIDTIVRKDLKEDDKLLYSFFSNFDWTKLDLSPVLLDNKNQMAPSKSAEKFIENNKEKINKLLEPVKEAAK
- a CDS encoding ABC transporter ATP-binding protein: MIQANNLFVELKHSQPRTYILRDISLELKKGEILGIAGESGSGKTVLSKTLMGLIKEPLIKTDGTISIKGEKYSSLSHLKKYRGRFFSMIFQNPSASLNPVFTVGYQLIETLITFNKGMNKKEAEKEAVKLLSEVEIDHPEERMKSYPHNLSGGMNQRVMIALALSTNPEILIADEPTTALDVTIQAQIIDLLLKLNKQKSISIIFISHDLSLLQTICDNILILYAGELMEKISASDLKSNIIRHPYTYALKSCIPDINKKEDFLFSIPGTIKSNTAEDDNRCVFHDRCNHMTNICETKKPEINGSINYKCHHPLLQK
- the dnaG gene encoding DNA primase, which codes for MTRSEGLLEEILERVDIAEYISQFVDLKKTGSSFKGLCPFHDERTPSFSVTPEKKLYHCFGCGAAGNVVGFAMKYHNLDFVDAMKMLCERYNIVFEQRERPRHYNEILEIHKELLVRSKQDLIGNTGRHALEYMLKRGFDRQILDEFDIGFFPENFDISFLRKKYSKNSLAATGLFYEYSGRLKFKFAGRLSFPIKDTMGNVIAFSGRSLKDDVKPKYINSPTTDVFEKRKFLYNMDGAKSKMKEEKTGIVVEGYIDVMRCSQAGIKNTVSPMGTSFTKEQAALLKRYCDDVILVFDGDFAGKKAAYRSLETFIDINFFPQVVFLPEEDDPDSLIKEKGVSAFLEKLESRKDLFVTYINNLSKYADSYQKKLKIIERIKSLLIKVKNPYLKDEYFAQTAKIFGLNEETLRKDIEFSSHKNTFNTIEKRGGKLNYFCEENFLASLFSLSEDVIDSLLEDMNEEYFSDENFRKIYKKIIDVLKNGDIMHVLLNDEEIGEIASNILITDFGDEDPYAVALKNKNKLRFNYLERMKKIKINELSQFKNDPVKSEEILEKLNKILTEIKELRSSVLEV